The Streptomyces halobius genomic interval CGGCGTCTCCCAGATGCAGGTATCCCGCCTCCTCCGGTCGACCTGCGCTCAACTGCGCGAGGGACTCCTCGCCGGCGCCTGAGGACGCGTACGACGTGCCCGTACAGGCATACGACGCGTAAGGCCGGGTAATCGAGGCCAACCCGGCGGTTCGGCACGACAGCCTCCGGGCCAGCTGGGGCGGCCGGACCGCGGCCGGCTTCCCCACGCGCCCCCGGCGCACTCCCGTGATTAGCTGGCACAAAGCACCCCGCTAAGGCGTGGAGCAGCGCCGTGGACGAATCAGCGATCGGGCTGGCACGGATGTTCGCCGACCTGGCACAACAGCTGCAGCAAAAGGGCAGCTGGGAGCAGACCCTCACCGAGGTCGTCGAAGCGGTCCACTGGGCCGTGCACGGATGCGACGGGGCGGGTGCGATGCTGCACCGGGCCAAGGGGACGTCCGAGAGCCCCGCGTTCACCGCGGAATGGGTACACAGCTGCGACCGCGCCCAGCTGGAGCTCGGTGAAGGCCCCAGCCTGGACGTCGCGGCGGAGCACCCCGTCGTGCGCATCCCGGACATGGCCACCGAGCCCCGCTGGCCACGCTTCGCCGCCCGGGCCCACGTACTCGGCGTGGGCTCCATGCTCGTCCACCGGCTGCCCTCCGCAGCGGGACTGTCCTGTTCACTCAACCTCTACGGGACGCTGCCAGGGGCCTTCGACGCCACCGCCGAAGAACTGGCCGAGATCTTCGCCGCGCACGCCTCCGTGGCACTCGCCGGCGCCCGCGTGCAGGAGACGCTGGAGGCGGCCGTCGCCTCACGACAGAGCATCGGCGAAGCCTGCGGCATCCTCATGGAGCGGCACGGGACCACCTCCCGGCAAGCCTTCGACATGCTCGTACGGGCCTCACAACACATGAACGTCAAGCTCCGGCACATCGCCGAAGCCGTGGTACGCACGGGGCGGGACCCCAACGACGTCATGCATCACCGGGACGGCTGACCGCGGTCAGGACGTACGCCCGTCGCACGGCCCCGCCTCCCCGCGCGGTTTCGAATCCCCTCACGTGGTGACCCGACGATGAGCACGCGCGGGAGGAGTGAGTGAGAGGAGTGAGCGAGATGTCGAACCCTCAGGCTCGGGAGGAGCGGCGCGACGGCAGAAGCGCGGCCACGCCGCTGGAGCAGGCCAAGACCAAGGCCGGCATGGACCGCAAGATCGGCCCCGGTGGTGCCGAGCATGCGCACGGCACGGACAAGGGCCGCAAGGGCGGGGGCGAGGGTGGTGGAGTCCCGCCTGACCAGCAGCCCGATCACCCCGAGGGAGACGGGTGAGCCGTACGCGTGCTCGGGTATTGCGCAGGCAAACAGCGAAAGGGGCGATCATGCCCGCCGGAGCGAGTGACAAGCGTGAGCGGCAGTACGAGAAGATCAAGCAGAGCCAGCTGGACACCGGACGCAGCGAGCGGGATGCCGAACGGATCGCCGCCGCCACCGTCAACAAGGAGCGCGCCCGCAGCGGCGAAGCCGAACGCTCGAGCAAACTGTCGCAGCAGGACATCTCGTCCGGCCGCAGGGGCGGTAAGCGCTCAGGTCAGGGGCCGGGCGGCCGCACCAAGGACCAGCTCTACGAGGAGGCCAAGCGACAGAACATCGAGGGCCGCTCGAAGATGAACAAGGAGGAGCTGGAGCGGGAAGTCGGTGACTGAGCCGCTCCCGCGGAGCAGCGGGGGTGAGGGATGAGGATCGGGCCGCTCGGCTGACGGACGGCCCGATCGCGCATCTGAAGTCCCGGGCCTCGCCTTGCTGCCTGGATCTGCTCCCACGTCGCGTGGTCCCACTCCGTGTGCGGCGGGTCGGTGGGACGGCCGGGGTCCGCGACGAAAACCGTGTGTCAGTGGTGCCGTCGGGTATCACGCGGAGACCGCCTCAAGTCCCGTTTTCCCCTGCTCATCCGAACAGCGCACGGGGCTTGAGCGGTAGCGCCCGCATGCCCTCGCCGGTGCGCACGGCCGTGAGGAATTCGGCGAGCGTCTCCTCGGCCGTGTGCGGCGGGGTCCAGTCCAGCTGGTTCCCGGGCCCGTGCAGCGTCCAGGAGGGGCAGCTCGAGTACGGCGTCGAGCAACTGCGGCGGGACGGGGCGGTGTGGGCCGTCCACGCGGCGCGTGCGGCGGCGTGGACGGCCTGCCGGGGCAGCCGCACCACGCGGGCGTCGAGCAGTCGGGCCAAGCACCCCCCGCGTCGATCACGGTTCGGCGGCCAGGTTGAAGGCGCCGGGCGTCGCCCAGTGCGGCGAGGCGGTAGGACGCGGCGGCGGCGTCCGCGTGCAGCACCTGGAAGGCCAGGCCCTCGATATCCGGGACGACGGGGATCAGCCCGGGCCGCACCAGACGGTGGGCCGGAACGGTCCGGCGAAGAGACGGCGTTGCTCCATGGCTGACGCGCGCTGGAAGGTGAAGCCGGACCGCACGCGCACGACGCGCCGCTTCGCGTGCTTGGCCTCGAAGCGTCAAGGACCCGTTCGCATAGGCCCTTTCACGGGAATAGGCCACGTCGGGTCGGCCGTGGGTGGCCACTCCTCCCCGACAGGCGGACGCTTGGGCCCGGGGGCGTAGGCGGCCAGGGACGAGGCGGCGTCGAACCGGCGAGGGTCGGGATGGGGAGCGAGCTTCTTCTTCGGCCGCTCGGCTCCGAACCGTCCCCCGCACCGGTGCGTTCTCGTCGATCACCGCGGTGTACGGGTAGGGCGGGTAGCCGTGGTTCCAGCCTTGGACGGCGTGCTGGAATTGTCCGCCCATCGACACCTCCATCATCGTCGCCCGGCAGCCCTCCGCATCGACCTGGCTGTACCGGCAGGTGCGCAGCCTCCCGGACTCGGTGCCGCCTACAGGTTCGTTGGCGTACACCACCTCCACGCCGATCCGCTCCAGCTCGTGCTCAGCGTCTCAGCGTCATGAACTGGGGGAAAGACTCGGGTTCGGGTCATAGACCGGGACCTGTGCCTGCAGGTTGAAGGTCGCCGCCCCGGCTTCTTCGAAGCGCACAGTGAACTTCACGAAGTCACCGCCCCGCACCAACTGGCGCAGGTCACGCAAGACAAGGTGTGTTTTGCCGGGCTCCAGCTCCTGGAGCTTGTCGGGAGGAAGGGGCACACCGTCTGGGAGCGACTTGCCGTCGGAGTCCACGATCTCCACCGAGCCGGCCGCCGGAGTCGACGCACTCACCAGCCGGTCCGCATCCGGCCCCTTGTTATAGAGCCACATATAGGCTGGCACGTCATCGCCCCGCTCCCACG includes:
- a CDS encoding GAF and ANTAR domain-containing protein — translated: MDESAIGLARMFADLAQQLQQKGSWEQTLTEVVEAVHWAVHGCDGAGAMLHRAKGTSESPAFTAEWVHSCDRAQLELGEGPSLDVAAEHPVVRIPDMATEPRWPRFAARAHVLGVGSMLVHRLPSAAGLSCSLNLYGTLPGAFDATAEELAEIFAAHASVALAGARVQETLEAAVASRQSIGEACGILMERHGTTSRQAFDMLVRASQHMNVKLRHIAEAVVRTGRDPNDVMHHRDG
- a CDS encoding copper chaperone PCu(A)C codes for the protein MSVLRLPIQELIVLLSRFATAGRPVAALVAAAALALSGCAAEGFDPQQWDAPGRNEKVGSVLIRYAHIAEPTGKPWERGDDVPAYMWLYNKGPDADRLVSASTPAAGSVEIVDSDGKSLPDGVPLPPDKLQELEPGKTHLVLRDLRQLVRGGDFVKFTVRFEEAGAATFNLQAQVPVYDPNPSLSPSS
- a CDS encoding plasmid stabilization protein — encoded protein: MPAGASDKRERQYEKIKQSQLDTGRSERDAERIAAATVNKERARSGEAERSSKLSQQDISSGRRGGKRSGQGPGGRTKDQLYEEAKRQNIEGRSKMNKEELEREVGD